A window of Chloroflexota bacterium contains these coding sequences:
- a CDS encoding Hsp20/alpha crystallin family protein has translation MWSDDKLKVRDHDPGNPWYHQFFVSMASSRERLYPGQPRIWHPPTDVYETDSHITVKVEVAGVEESDVIVRLDGRLLTVHGYRFDPAAKMAYQQMEISYGEFHSEVHLPCDVDENETKANYDRGFLYILLPKVRREYKVPIVIVPERKA, from the coding sequence ATGTGGTCCGATGACAAGTTAAAAGTGCGAGATCATGATCCAGGTAATCCCTGGTATCACCAATTTTTTGTTTCTATGGCATCGAGCCGGGAAAGGCTATATCCTGGGCAGCCACGTATCTGGCATCCACCCACCGATGTTTACGAGACCGATTCGCACATTACCGTCAAGGTTGAAGTGGCTGGTGTGGAAGAGAGCGATGTCATCGTTCGGCTTGACGGACGTCTCCTGACAGTGCATGGTTACCGCTTTGACCCGGCGGCAAAGATGGCATATCAGCAAATGGAGATCAGCTATGGCGAGTTCCATAGCGAAGTACACTTGCCTTGCGATGTGGATGAGAACGAAACAAAGGCAAATTACGACAGAGGTTTCCTGTACATTCTCCTGCCAAAAGTGCGCAGGGAGTACAAAGTACCAATCGTGATAGTGCCTGAACGCAAAGCATAG
- the lon gene encoding endopeptidase La, whose protein sequence is MQAEQSTERLTIPEVLPILPLKNTVVYPIPILLPLIVGQPRSIRLVDDAVLGNRIIALVALKDASIEEPGPDDVYRVGSAALIARFAKAPDSTIRLFVQGIERIKIVEFTQTEPYMMARVQVSPDTVEEGVEVQALMRNTIELFRRMASLMPYIPEELIMATLSVEDPRQLAYLVASYVRMDMTDAQAILEADSVTAKLQKLNVVLNKELEVLELGKKIQDQAQSEMQKMQREYYLREQLKAIKKELGEEDEQQAEINELAAKIEKAGMPPEAEKEARRELDRLSKMPPAAAEYSVIKTYLDWLVSMPWQVVTEDNLDIERARQVLDEDHYDLEKIKERILEYLAVRKLRQERKKAEGEEPTEEPVDYIRREREGVILCFVGPPGTGKTSLGQSIARALGRKFTRMSLGGIRDEAEIRGHRRTYIGAMPGRIIQAIKRVGTKNPVFMLDEVDKIGADWRGDPSSALLEVLDPEQNREFRDHYLDVPFDLSQVMFITTANLLDPIPPPLKDRMEILQLSGYTEEEKVKIARGYLIPRQLRENALTKDEIEFTDEALQRIIRDYTREAGLRNLEREIGSICRKVATQIAAGKITEKKVITPEVVVEMLGKPRYFFEAAERTMIPGVATGVAWTATGGDIIFVEATRMPGSKGFLITGQLGDVMKESAQAALSYVRSKAKDLGIPDDIFAKSDIHLHIPAAAIPKDGPSAGVTMATALVSLLTGRPVNPKVGMTGEITLRGQVLPIGGVKEKVLAARRAGLDTVILPRRNEPDLEEVPEEVRREMKFVLVDTVDEVLAAALTDGLPKTNTTTSVKRRKKTKTSAET, encoded by the coding sequence ATGCAGGCAGAGCAGTCTACTGAGCGCCTGACCATCCCTGAGGTTCTGCCTATCCTGCCGTTGAAGAATACAGTTGTATATCCCATTCCCATTCTCTTGCCCTTGATCGTGGGCCAACCGCGTTCGATCAGGCTGGTGGACGATGCTGTGCTGGGCAACCGCATTATCGCTCTGGTGGCCCTTAAGGATGCGAGTATAGAAGAGCCAGGTCCTGACGATGTCTACCGTGTTGGCTCGGCGGCCCTTATTGCCCGCTTTGCCAAGGCTCCTGATTCCACTATACGGCTTTTTGTGCAGGGTATAGAGCGCATCAAAATCGTAGAATTCACCCAGACTGAGCCGTACATGATGGCAAGAGTGCAAGTGAGCCCTGACACAGTGGAAGAAGGCGTCGAGGTCCAGGCATTGATGCGTAACACGATTGAGTTATTCCGACGCATGGCCTCGCTGATGCCCTATATACCCGAAGAATTGATTATGGCCACGCTTAGCGTCGAAGATCCACGGCAGCTCGCTTACCTGGTAGCTTCCTATGTGCGCATGGACATGACGGATGCGCAGGCTATTTTGGAAGCCGATAGCGTTACAGCCAAGTTGCAAAAGTTGAATGTTGTCCTGAACAAGGAGTTAGAGGTCCTGGAGTTGGGCAAGAAGATCCAGGATCAGGCTCAGTCTGAAATGCAAAAGATGCAGCGCGAGTACTACTTGCGCGAGCAGTTAAAGGCCATCAAGAAGGAACTGGGTGAGGAGGATGAACAGCAGGCTGAGATAAACGAATTGGCCGCCAAGATCGAAAAGGCAGGAATGCCACCAGAGGCCGAGAAGGAAGCTCGTCGCGAGTTAGACCGCCTGTCTAAGATGCCACCTGCTGCTGCGGAGTACTCGGTCATCAAGACCTATCTGGATTGGCTGGTCAGCATGCCCTGGCAGGTGGTAACCGAGGACAACTTGGACATTGAGCGCGCACGCCAGGTACTGGACGAGGACCACTATGATTTGGAAAAAATCAAGGAGCGCATTTTGGAGTATTTGGCCGTGCGCAAGCTGCGTCAGGAGCGGAAGAAGGCCGAAGGTGAGGAGCCCACTGAAGAACCCGTGGATTACATCCGCCGAGAGCGGGAAGGGGTTATTCTGTGCTTTGTCGGACCACCAGGGACAGGGAAGACATCACTGGGGCAGTCCATTGCTCGTGCTTTAGGCCGCAAGTTCACCCGAATGTCCTTGGGTGGAATACGGGATGAGGCGGAGATTCGGGGACACCGCCGCACCTACATCGGGGCCATGCCTGGACGTATCATACAGGCCATCAAACGCGTAGGTACTAAGAACCCAGTCTTTATGTTGGATGAGGTGGACAAGATCGGCGCAGACTGGCGCGGGGATCCTTCCTCCGCTTTGCTAGAGGTGCTGGACCCAGAGCAGAACCGAGAATTTCGCGATCACTATTTGGACGTGCCCTTTGATCTATCGCAGGTCATGTTCATCACTACGGCGAATCTGCTTGACCCGATTCCGCCGCCATTGAAGGATCGCATGGAGATCTTGCAACTATCTGGCTATACCGAGGAAGAGAAGGTGAAAATCGCACGTGGGTATCTTATCCCACGGCAATTGCGCGAGAACGCACTGACCAAAGACGAAATCGAGTTCACGGATGAGGCATTGCAGCGCATCATCCGCGACTATACACGCGAAGCTGGGCTGCGGAATTTGGAGCGCGAGATAGGTTCCATTTGTCGCAAAGTGGCTACGCAAATCGCGGCAGGGAAGATAACGGAGAAAAAGGTGATCACGCCCGAGGTGGTCGTCGAGATGCTGGGTAAGCCCCGTTACTTCTTCGAAGCAGCGGAGCGGACGATGATCCCTGGTGTTGCCACTGGTGTAGCCTGGACGGCCACTGGAGGGGACATCATCTTTGTTGAAGCCACCCGCATGCCAGGCAGCAAAGGGTTTTTGATCACGGGGCAACTGGGAGATGTGATGAAGGAATCGGCCCAGGCAGCTTTGAGCTATGTGCGTTCAAAAGCCAAGGATCTGGGCATCCCTGATGATATCTTTGCTAAGAGCGATATCCACCTGCATATTCCTGCTGCTGCCATCCCCAAGGATGGCCCTTCCGCTGGGGTGACGATGGCTACTGCGCTGGTCTCTCTGCTCACAGGTCGGCCGGTGAATCCAAAGGTGGGAATGACTGGTGAGATCACGCTACGCGGTCAGGTGTTGCCTATTGGGGGAGTGAAGGAGAAGGTATTGGCTGCACGGCGTGCTGGTCTCGATACCGTCATTCTGCCCAGGCGTAATGAGCCCGACCTAGAAGAAGTTCCGGAGGAGGTCAGAAGGGAGATGAAATTTGTCCTGGTAGACACCGTAGATGAAGTGCTAGCGGCGGCGTTAACCGATGGCCTCCCCAAGACAAATACTACAACGAGTGTTAAGAGAAGGAAGAAAACGAAAACAAGTGCCGAAACATAG